The stretch of DNA TGGAGGGGGGGTCAGATGGACGGATGGATGGAGGGGGAGGTCGGGTGGATGGTTGGAGAGGGAGGTcgggtggatggatggatggagagGGAGGTTGGGTGTACGGATGGATGGAGGGGAAGGTCGGGTGAACGGATGGATGGACGAGTGGATGGATGGAGAGGGAGGTTGGGTTTACGgatgggtgggggggaggtCGGGTGGACGGATGGATGGAGGGGGAGGTTGGGTGGAAGGATGGATGGAGGGTGAGGTCGGGTGGACGGATGGATGGAGGAAGAGGTCGGGTGGATGGATGGAGAGGGAGGTCGGGTGGACGGATGGATGGAGAGGGAGGTTGGGTGGACGGATGGATGGAGAAGGAGGTTGGGTGGACAGATGGATGGAGAGGGAGGTTGGGTGGACGGATGGATGTAGAGGGAGGTCGGGTGGACGGATGGATGGAGAGGGAGGTCGGGTGGACGGATGGAAGGATAGTGAGGTtgggtggatggatggatagAGAGGGAGGTCGGGTGGATGGATTGAGAGGGAGGTCGGGTGGACGGATGGATGGAGAGGGAGGTCGGGTGGACGGATGGATGGAGAGGGAGATTGGGTGTACGGATGGACGGATGGAGAGGGAGGTCGGGTGGACGGATGTAGAGGGAGGTCGGGTGGACGGATGGATGGAGAGGGAGGTCGGGTGGACGGATGGATGGAGAGGGAGATTGGATGGACGGATGAAGAGGGAAGTCGGGTGGACGGATGGAGAGGGAGGTCaggtggatggatggatggatggagagggaggtcgggtggatggagagggaggtcaggtggatggatggatggagagGGAGATTGGGTGTacggatggatggatggagagGGAGGTCGGGTGGAGGGATGGAGAGTGAGGTTGGGTGGGAGGATGGATGGAGAGGGAGGTCGGGTGGACGGATGGATGGAGAGGGAGGTCGGGTGGACGGATGGATGGAGAGGGAGGTTGGGTGGACGGATGGATAGATGGAGAGGGAGGTcgggtggatggatggatggagagGATGTCAGGTGGATAAATGGATGGAGAGGGAGATCGGGTGGATAGATGGATGGAGAGGGAGGTCGGGTGGACAGAAGGATGAAAAGGGAGGTCGGGTGGATGGATGAATGGAGGGGGAGGTCAGGTGGATGGATTGATGGATGGAGAGGGAGGTCGGGTGGACGGGTGGACGGATGGATGGAGAGGGAGGTcgggtggatggatggatggagagGGAGGTCGGGTGGATGGAGAGGGAGGTTGGGTGGACGGATGGATGGAGAGGGAGGTcgggtggatggatggatagatggaGAGGGAGGTCAAGTGGATGGATGGAGAGGGAGGTTGGGTGTacggatggatggatggagagggaggtcaggcggatggatggatggagagggaggtcgggtggatggatggatggatggagagGAAGGTcgggtggatggatggatggaaaGGGAGGTCGGGTGGATGGAGAGGGAGGTTGGGTGGACGGATGGATGGAGAGGGAGGTCaggtggatggatggatggatagaGGGGGAGGTcgggtggatggatggatggagggGGAGGTcgggtggatggatggatggagagGGAGGTCAGGTGGGTGGATGGAAGGATGAAAAGGGAGGTAgggtggatggatggatggatggatggatggagggGGAGGTCAGGTGGACGGATGGATGGAGAGGGAGGTTGGGTGTACGGATGGATGGAGAGGTTGGGTGTACagatggatggatggaaaGGGAGGTCAGGTGGAGGGACGGACAGATGGAGGAGGCTGACAGACATATATTTCATTTCTTATGTAACTACTTAAGTGTCTTGTCCACTTTTCAGATCACAGTGAGTTGAGCTGGGCCTCACACTTCTCACATTTGGGAAACTTCAAACAGCCAatgtacccctacccccttcATGGTGAAATGGAAGCTGCAACGTATTCATTTATTTGGGTATTGtaatccccacccctcccccatgagTGGATAATGaacccccacccacccctctcccccatcacccacccctctcccccatTACCCACGTGGGTTATGTAGCCCTGCGGTGAGAGGCTGAAGATCGGCAGTTCACTTCTTAAAGCTGAGCCCGACTCTGCAGATACCGCTGACCAGACCTgacaagtaaaacaaaaaagagatGTTAAACTTATTTGATTGCCTCTCAAAGAAACTAATGTCAAACGCCTTTACTCAATCCCCCCACCTCCCTCAAGACGTGACCTTTCCCCACCGCCCCTACCTCAAGACGTGGCATGACATGCAGTTGCTGAGGAATGGGGACGAACGTGATGTCAAACACCTTTCCCCCCCGCCCTACCTCAAGACGTGGCATGACATGCAGTTGCTGACGAATTGGGACGAACGTGATGTCAAACACctttcccccccccaccctaccTCAAGACGTGGCATGACATGCAGTTGCTGACGAATTGGGACGAACGTGATGTCAAACacctttcccccccccccaccctaccTCAAGACGTGGCATGACATGCAGTTGCTGACGAATTGGGACGAACGTGATGTCAAACACctttcccccccccaccctaccTCAAGACGTGGCATGACATGCAGTTGCTGACGAATTGGGACGAACGTGATGTCAAACACCTTTCCCCCCCCACCCTACCTCAAGACGTGGCATGACATGCAGTTGCTGACGAATTGGGACGAACGTGATGTCaaacacctccccccccccccctacctcAAGACGTGGCATGACATCCAGTTGCTGACGAATTGGGACGAACGTGATGTCAAATGCCAGCCTGTGAGCCTGCTCGTTCAGTGCCTGCATCTGTTCGTGCACGGTCTGTAGGATAGTCACATCACTGTTGCCATCATCTGCTAGGGACGAAAGTTGAGTCAATCATAACACAGGCTTCCCATCCTCGTCAGTGAATGCATTGGTGTAATCAATCATACCACGGTCTTCCCATCCTTATCAGTGAATGCATTGGTGTAATCAAACATACCACAGGCTCCCCTTTCTTGTCAGTGAATGCAATGGTGTAATCAAAcataccacaggcttcccatccTTGTCAGTGAATGCATTGGTGTAATCAATcataccacaggcttcccatccTTATCAGTGAATGCATTGGTGTAATCAATCATACCACGGTCTTCCCATCCTTGTCAGTGAATGCATTGGTGTAATCAATcataccacaggcttcccatccTTATCAGTGGATGCAATGGTGTAATCAAAcataccacaggcttcccatccTCGTCAGTGAATGCATTGGTGTAATCAATCATACCACGGTCTTCCCATCCTTATCAGTGAATGCATTGGTGTAATCAAACATACCACAGGCTCCCCTTTCTTGTCAGTGAATGCAATGGTGTAATCAAAcataccacaggcttcccatccTTGTCAGTGAATGCATTGGTGTAATCAATcataccacaggcttcccatccTTATCAGTGAATGCATTGGTGTAATCAATCATACCACGGTCTTCCCATCCTTGTCAGTGAATGCATTGGTGTAATCAATcataccacaggcttcccatccTTATCAGTGGATGCAATGGTGTAATCAAAcataccacaggcttcccatccTCGTCAGTGAATGCATTGGTGTAATCAATCATACCACGGTCTTCCCATCCTTATCAGTGAATGCATTGGTGTAATCAAACATACCACAGGCTCCCCTTTCTTGTCAGTGAATGCAATGGTGTAATTTATCATACCACGGTCTTCCCATCCTCGTCAGTGAATGCATTGGTGTAATCAAAcataccacaggcttcccatccTTATCAGTGAATGCATTGGTGTAATTTATcataccacaggcttcccatccTTGTCAGTGGATGCATTGGTGTAATCAAAcataccacaggcttcccatccTTGTCAGTGAATGCATTGGTGTAATTAATcataccacaggcttcccatccTTGTCAGTGAATGCATTGGTGTAATCAATcataccacaggcttcccatccTTATCAGTGAATGCATTGGGGTAATTAATcataccacaggcttcccatccTTGTCAGTGAATGCATTGGTGTAATCAATcataccacaggcttcccatccTTATCAGTGAATGCATTGGTGTAAATAATAataccacaggcttcccatccTTGTCAGTGAATGCATTGGTGTAATCAATcataccacaggcttcccatccTTATCAGTGAATGCATTGGTGTAATTAATcataccacaggcttcccatccTTGTCAGTGAATGCATTGGTGTAATTAATcataccacaggcttcccatccTTATCAGTGAATGCATTGGTGTAATTAATcataccacaggcttcccatccTTGTCAGTGAATGCATTGGTGTAATCAATcataccacaggcttcccatccTTATTAGTGAATGCATTTGGTGTAATTAATGataccacaggcttcccataCTTGTCAGTGAATGCATTGGTGTAATCAACcataccacaggcttcccatccTTATCAGTGAATGCATTGGTGTAATCAAAcataccacaggcttcccatccTTGTCAGTGAATGCATTGGTGTAATCAAACATAATAACAAGGAGGGGGGTATGCAGATTCAGAATTTCATAACAAGGGATGGACAAGGGGGTCTTCAAATTGGGCAGAAAACCATAGAACCTCAAAAAAACTCAAAGCAAAGGTGAGAACCAACCAACTCAGAACTGGTAACTGAAATCCAGTGGTGATAGGCAAAGGCAGTCCAGTCTGAATGCAGTCTTACCaacccaggcccgtacccaaggGGGGGTGCAGTCTTACCAACCCAGGCCCGTAACCAGGGGGGGTGCAGTCTTACCAACCCAGGCCCGTAACCAGGGGGGGATGCAGTCTTACCAACCCAGGCCCGTAACCAGGGGGGTGCAGTCTTACCAACCCAGGCCCGTAACCAGGGGGGGATGCAGTCTTACCAACCCAGGCCCGTAACCAGGGGGGGATGCAGTCTTACCAACCCAGGCCCGTAACCAGGGGGGGATGCAGTCTTACCAACCCAGGCCCGTAACCAGGGGGGGTGCAGTCTTACCAACCCAGGCCCGTAACCAGGGGGTGATGCAGTCTTACCAACCCAGGCCCGTAACCAGGGGGGATGCAGTCTTACCAACCCAGGCCCGTAACCAGGGGGGGTGCAGTCTTACCAACCCAGGCCCGTAACCAGGGGGGGATGCAGTCTTACCAACCCAGGCCCGTAACCAGGGGGGATGCAGTCTTACCAACCCAGGCCcttacccaggggggtgcagtcTTACCAACCCAGGCCCTtacccagggggggtgcaGTCTTACCaacccaggcccgtacccaggggggtgcagtcTTACCaacccaggcccgtacccaggggggtgcagtcTTACCaacccaggcccgtacccagggggggtgcaGTCTTACCaacccaggcccgtacctgAGGGGGGTGCAGTCTTACCAACCCAGGCCCATACCAAGGGGGGGTGCAGTGGGTgcaaaaaatccctttttgttcttttggtgggtggtcagatttttatcagaaaactcacttCCCAcctcccccagaaaaatttGGTCCACTTTTTTGGACTTCGCacaccccccaagaaaaatcctgggcaTGGGCCTGAAACCTGTCTGAAGTTTCTGTATAAACTCCAGTCTGAATGCAATCTTAACTAACCTGTCTGAAGTTTCTGTATAAACTCCAGTCTGAATGCAATCTTAACTAACCTGTCTGAAGTTTCTGTATAAACTCCAGTCTGAATGCAATCTTAACTAACCTGTCTGAAGTTTCTGTATAAACTCCAGTCTGAATGCAATCTTAACTAACCTGTCTGAAGTTTCTGTATAAACTCGAGTAAAGTGTTGAAGTCAGTTGGCCTCTCCTTCTGCAAGTAGTTGTACCATTTGAAGGGACGAGCGGGCCTGGACCGGTCACCAGTCCCTTTGCCACTGATGTCGCTGCCACATGAGGTCAACATATCACGCAAGTTCCTGTCATGTGACCGCAGCCTTATCATCAGATCACCTGATCAAAACGTCAATCAAATGAGGCAATTAAGATATCATGCAAATTCCTGTCCTGTGACCGCAGCCTTATCATCAGATCACCTGATCAAAACGTCAGTCAAATGAGGCAGTTAACATATCACACAAGTTCCTGTCATGTGACCGCAGCCTTATCATCAGATCACCTGATCAAAACGTCAATCAAATGAGGCAATTAACATAGTTGGTTCCATATTGGGACCTTGGGTTTGTCAGCTCCTTATCATAACATCCTTTTTGAAAGctactaaaataataatggaAGCCAGCTAGCCTCTCCCAGGCCCCCTTCGAGAAACTTTACTCCTTTggattcaaaatggcggatgtCCTTGAAACCAAGAAGGAAATCAATAGGTGATGTCATAATGAAGTGACTGAGTAGCCTAGGGTCACCTGGGGTCGCCTGGGGTTAAGGAGAAAAAGCGTGTTGTCTATGACGGTCCTACCTGCTTTTCAATTCTCAAAGTTTAAATCTAATTTTTACCACAGATCTGGATTAACCGGAAGGCATTCTGAAAGAGAGTCCAGTCCTCATGCATTTCTtctgagggggggaggggggaggattCCTGATCCAGTCGACACTGCTGCCTGAGATGTGTTATACATTCTCCCAGACTTCCAGCATAAGCGCTGAAGAACTCCTGCATATCAGCATTAAGTCATTATAAGACAGAGTGAAAGAACATCATGACTACCAGCCCAGAGGTACAAAAACTCTAAATTGGGGATGGTGAATCAATCATCTTCTCAGATAAGGACATACAGAGTTCTCTCTCATCGCAATTATAACTGATTATTTTCAATGTATGTATGTAGAAACCTGGCTCTAAACATTAGGGACTATTAAACCATCGTTTTCTCGGTTGACGAGAGAGCCTGGTCTCTCATCACTTGCACTTCATAATTTGTACACCTACCTCAAGCACCTGACAAAGGCAGCAGGCAGCATAACCATCAGTAAGCAGAACACAGTGATTGACAGCCTCATCAGCCAGGCAGAATACATGATCTACCGACTCCGCCATCAGCCCTGCCATCTCCAGGAACCCCTCCACCCTGAGGGGTATCCCCTGTAGCCGGGAGGAGAGGTGTGTCTGCTGGAGGGAGGGGTAGTCTAGTAGGTAGTGGGTGTAGGGGGAGAAGACAGCATCCACGAGGGTAGTGATGGATGCTGGATTGCACTTTGATTGTTGTTGATTGATGGCTGTTTCTAAGCCGAGGGCAAACCTTGTGGATACCTAAAACAGAAGAACAATCGTCACATTAGACAGTTCCAAGCTGATTAAGATCTAGACTCTCCGCAAATAAAAGCATTTTATACAAGTGAGTAGATTTCCTTTTGGGTATTGTACCTGTCTAAGCTCAATGAGTCGCACCAGTACGTTATCATCATCCTTGATGTACTCTGTGATACACTGCGGTAGAGACGGGGTCAGGTGGGTAAGGGCCTGGGTCAAAAGAACACACAGAACCGTCCCAGGCTCAGGGAAGACTTGACTACACCACGTGACCTGTAGGGTGCAAGCAGAGTAGTTGAGTAGTCGAAGTAGAGGTTAATAAGATTTGAGCCAAGATGATAGGAAAAGAGGGAGAGGACGATTCAATACCAAGTGGGGCTTTACTTCATTGCGTGAACTTTAGGTAACAAGCAATGATGATAAGGCAATGTCATGATGAAAGTGATGAGTGGGTGGATGGACAACGTGATATGGTTGCCATAGTTACCTCAGTATGCCATGTCGAGAGTATAACATCGTAAAAGGTGGCTAACCAGTCTACCATAGGTCGATTGGGGTCTTCTGTCCGAGTATTGTTCCACGCCTGTTGCAGCTTGGTCTGaattgcaaaaagaaaaagaaaattaagatTTGTTTATGAATACTTTTTAAAGGCTATTAGGAACTTATAAACGCAGGTGGTTTctattatttacaaaatattgCATCAATTtgtaaataagtttttttCATCTTAAATGAGTCAGTAGTATGGCAGCTGCACTCTATGCCCAGGCCTTCTATGATTGGACCATTGTGTATCAGTGCCTTCTATGATTGGACCATTGTGTATCAGTGCCTTCTATGATTGGACCATTGTGTATCAATGCCTTCTATGATTGGACCATTGTGTATCAGTGCCTTCTATGATTGGTCCATTGTGTATCAGTACCTTCTATGATTGGACCATTGTGTATCAGTGCCTTCTATGATTGGTCCATTATGTATCAGTGCCTACTATGATTGGAAAATTGTGTATGAGTGCCTTCTATGATTGGACCATTGTGTATCAGTGCCTTCTATGATTGGACCATTGTGTATCAGTGCCTTCTATGATTGGACCATTGTGTATCAGTGCCTTCTATGATTGGACCATTGTGTATCAGTGCCTTCTATGATTGGACCATTGTGTATCAGTGCCTTCTATGATTGGACCATTGTGTATCAGTGCCTTCTATGATTGGACCATTGTGTATCAGTGCCTTCTATGATTGAACCATTGTGTATCAGTGCCTACTATGATTGGACCATTGTGAATGAGTGCCTTCTATGATTGGACCATTGTGTATCAGTGCCTTCTATGATTGGTCCATTGTGTATCAGTACCTTCTATGATTGGACCATTGTGTATCAGTGCCTTCTATGATTGGTCCATTATGTATCAGTGCCTACTATGATTGGAAAATTGTGTATGAGTGCCTTCTATGATTGGAGCATTGTGAATGAGTGCCTTCTACGATTGGACCATTGTGTATCAGTGCCTTCTATGATTGGACCATTGTGTATCAGTGCCTTCTATGATTGGATCATTGTGTATCAGTGCCTTCTATGATTGGTCCATTGTGTATCAGTGCCTTCTATGATTGGTCCATTGTGTATCAGTGCCTACTATGATTGGACCATTATGTATCAGTGCCTACTATGATTGGACCATTGTGTATCAGTGCCTTCTATGATTGGACCATTGTGTATCAGTGCCTTCTATGATTGGACCATTGTGTATCAGTGCCTTCTGTGATTGGACCATTGTGTATCAGTGCCTTCTATGATTGGACCATTGTGTATCAGTGCCTTCTATGATTGGACCATTGTGTATCAGTGCCTTCTATGATTGGACCATTGTGTATCAGTGCCTTCTATGATTGGACCATTGTGTATCATTGCGTTCTATGATTGAACCATTGTGTATCAGTGCCTTCTATGATTGGATCATTGTGTATCAGTGCCTACTATGATTGGACCATTGTGTATCAGTGCCTACTATGATTGGACCATTGTGTATCAGTGCCTACTATGATTGGACCATTGTGTATCAGTGCCTACTATGATTGGACCATTGTGTATCAGTGCCTACTATGATTGGACCATTGTGTATCAGTGCCTTCTATGATTGGACCATTGTGTATCAGTGCCTTCTATGATTGGACCATTGTGTATCAGTGCCTTCTATGATTGGACCATTGTGTATCAGTGCCTTCTATGATTGGACCATTGTGTATCAGTGCCTTCTATGATTGGACCATTGTGTATCAGTGCCTTCTATGATTGGACCATTGTGTATCAGTGCCTTCTATGATTGGACCATTGTGTATCAGTGCCTTCTATGATTGGACCATTGTGTATCAGTGCCTTCTATGATTGGACCATTGTGTATCAGTGCCTTCTATGATTGGGCCATTGTGTATCAGTGCCTTCTATGATTGGACCATTGTGTATCAGTGCCTTCTATGATTGAACCATTGTGTATCAGTGCCTACTATGATTGGGCCATTGTGAATGAGTGCCTTCTATGATTGGACCATTGTGTATCAGTGCCTTCTATGATTGGTCCATTGTGTATCAGTACCTTCTATGATTGGACCATTGTGTATCAGTGCCTTCTATGATTGGTCCATTGTGTATCAGTGCCTACTATGATTGGAAAATTGTGTATGAGTGCCTTCTATGATTGGAGCATTGTGAATGAGTGCCTTCTATGATTGGTCCATTGTGTATCAGTGCCTACTATGATTGGACCATTGTGTATCAGTGCCTTCTATGATTGGACCATTGTGTATCAGTGCCTTCTATGATTGGAGCATTGTGTATCAGTGCCTACTGTGATTGGAAAATTGTGTATGAGTGCCTTCTATGATTGGACCATTGTGTATCAGTGCCTTCTATGATTGGACCATTGTGTATCAGTGCCTTCTACGATTGGACCATTGTGTATCAGTGCCTTCTACGATTGGACCATTGTGTATCAGTGCCTTCTATAATTGGACCATTATGTATGAGTACCTTCTATGATTGGACCATTGTGTATCTTTTAGATTTGCATCGTACTGATACAGTGGGCTATCAATCCCAATGCATAAAAAATATGCTGTTATTATATAGCTAATGTAGCCTGATTTTAGAATAGATCATTCAAATGATTCACTTAGATTCAATTTATTTACACAACCCACACTCGAGGTTATCAAGAGGTCAGATTATGACTATCCCTTCAGTTGTTCAGTGAAATAGTTATTTTATCACTTTTCTCACGTTTCATCATCACGATCATCACGATTTCCTGAGATTACCATTCAAAGAAAAGGCGTTATACCAAATAACTTTTGATAAAATAGATCACTTCCATCTCAAACTTACTTTCACCTGACGTGACTAGGGTGCTCTTTTCTGAGCGAAGTGGGTCAAAGTAAtattattgtattgttttcCGCGATTCAAGGGAATGCTTATTGTCCTTGGCTACTTAAAAGTAAATTACTCGTGTCCTGCGAATTATCGCCGCTTTTGCGTAAGACGACCACGGACCATAGAAGTGTCATAGCATGAATGTATTTCGCATAGCACCCGGTTTTTCTGGAACTCTAATTGGAAGCAAAAAGAATGCAGATACTCTCACAATAACTAAAGTTGTAGCTGAAGAGATAGGATTGTCATTGTTTCTCTAATAATGTGATGATATGCATATTTGCTTATCATCATTCGCTACTTCTAAGTAAATTACCCTTGACATGTAATTTATGCgcctttttttaacataaGAAGTCTACGGATTTGAAGTCTCATAATCTGTATGTGTTTCAAATAGCACCTTGAATTTATTGAAAACGGATGattcatgaaaaaaaacttccaGCATAGACTTTAACAAGATTGAAGGGGGATAGTCGAGAAGAGATAGTACTGCTTCTCTAAAGTTTGATGAACCACTTATTGGCTTATCATCATTGGCTACTGTTAAGCAAATTATTCTTGACCTGTAATTTATGCGCCCTTTTGTGCATTTGGAAGTCTAACGCAATTTGAAATCCTTGacgttgtgtgtgtgtattgGATGTATTTCACAAAGCACCAAATTCTTGTGGAACATATTGAAAGTGAACAATTCGTGATAAAAGAACAAAGGAAATGGACTTTTTCACTGAACCACTGAAGGGATAGTCATAATCTGACCTCTTGATAACCTCGAGTGTGGGTTGTGTAAATAAATAGAATCATTTGAATGATCTGTTCTAAAATCTGGCTACATTAGCTATataataacaatttttttatgcaTTGGGATTGATAGCCCACTGTATCAGTACGACGCAAATCTAAAAGAATGCAACCTGCCATGTATCCAGCTCTAATTCGAATAACTCCAATTGCTCATAATCTTGTGTAAACAACAGTTCTCAAGTTGCCTGCAAAATTACTCATAGCTATAAATAGCTTTTGGTGTTTCACAATATTTTTCCCTTAAGACAAATCAGTAAAATAATAGTAGCAACACGTTCAGTGTATAGTCATGATACCACAGGTAGCTGTTTCCTTGTTAAAACGAGCCTAAACTCCGGAATGCATTTTGGCGCAAAGATTCTTAGGCATAACAAGCATAATTTGATACAGAACTCAGGTGTTTTAAAGAATTTATTTAACTTTTACCATGGAAACTCTTCTTATATGTATTTAAAACAGATACGTTTTTTGTATCGAGATAAAAAGTAAGCAATCGGCCCATTTTTGAAAACATATTGTTTTAAGTTTGAGTTACTTACCAAATGGTCAATTGTGATTGGCTTATGTTGAGTAAATTTTACTGCCAGACTCAAGGGACTTATCCCTTacaatctgattggttaaaGAGATGGTAATCACGGTAACCCACTTATCTCCATATTGCTTTTGGCATCTCCATATTGTTTCAAAAATGTGTTATCAGTGCCTTCTATGATTGGACCATTGTGTATCAGTGCCTTCTATGATTGGACCATTGTGTATCAGTGCCTTCTATGATTGGACCATTGTGTATCAGTGCCTTCTATGATTGGACCATTGTGTAT from Nematostella vectensis chromosome 8, jaNemVect1.1, whole genome shotgun sequence encodes:
- the LOC5507948 gene encoding conserved oligomeric Golgi complex subunit 7 isoform X4; amino-acid sequence: MHFMIVSLILRQRATCVSPSGVPRIQDGGPKSTVFNFLPRYLLTLPQKKFLAVTWDKMDFSKFSNDNFDVKEWVNSALRARDDKIPVDAHASTLVMKLQLFIQEVNNALEETSVQAVNNIPRVVREIDNVQHEASLLREQMHMVKEDIKKVEENTAQSMKMLMELDTVKSHMQAASQGLQEADNWTTLSSDVDKVFESGDIIAISDKLVGMHKSLNVLQDVPDYAERRRMLEGLKNRLEALLSPKIVAAFNNHCLDETKSYVKIFTAIDRLDQLQNYYIRCHKTKLQQAWNNTRTEDPNRPMVDWLATFYDVILSTWHTEVTWCSQVFPEPGTVLCVLLTQALTHLTPSLPQCITEYIKDDDNVLVRLIELRQVSTRFALGLETAINQQQSKCNPASITTLVDAVFSPYTHYLLDYPSLQQTHLSSRLQGIPLRVEGFLEMAGLMAESVDHVFCLADEAVNHCVLLTDGYAACCLCQVLEEFFSAYAGSLGECITHLRQQCRLDQESSPLPPSEEMHEDWTLFQNAFRLIQICGDLMIRLRSHDRNLRDMLTSCGSDISGKGTGDRSRPARPFKWYNYLQKERPTDFNTLLEFIQKLQTADDGNSDVTILQTVHEQMQALNEQAHRLAFDITFVPIRQQLDVMPRLEVWSAVSAESGSALRSELPIFSLSPQGYITHIGDHLLTFPYPTDW
- the LOC5507948 gene encoding conserved oligomeric Golgi complex subunit 7 isoform X3, which encodes MHFMIVSLILRQRATCVSPSGVPRIQDGGPKSTVFNFLPRYLLTLPQKKFLAVTWDKMDFSKFSNDNFDVKEWVNSALRARDDKIPVDAHASTLVMKLQLFIQEVNNALEETSVQAVNNIPRVVREIDNVQHEASLLREQMHMVKEDIKKVEENTAQSMKMLMELDTVKSHMQAASQGLQEADNWTTLSSDVDKVFESGDIIAISDKLVGMHKSLNVLQDVPDYAERRRMLEGLKNRLEALLSPKIVAAFNNHCLDETKSYVKIFTAIDRLDQLQNYYIRCHKTKLQQAWNNTRTEDPNRPMVDWLATFYDVILSTWHTEVTWCSQVFPEPGTVLCVLLTQALTHLTPSLPQCITEYIKDDDNVLVRLIELRQVSTRFALGLETAINQQQSKCNPASITTLVDAVFSPYTHYLLDYPSLQQTHLSSRLQGIPLRVEGFLEMAGLMAESVDHVFCLADEAVNHCVLLTDGYAACCLCQVLEEFFSAYAGSLGECITHLRQQCRLDQESSPLPPSEEMHEDWTLFQNAFRLIQICGDLMIRLRSHDRNLRDMLTSCGSDISGKGTGDRSRPARPFKWYNYLQKERPTDFNTLLEFIQKLQTADDGNSDVTILQTVHEQMQALNEQAHRLAFDITFVPIRQQLDVMPRLEVWSAVSAESGSALRSELPIFSLSPQGYITHIGDHLLTFPSPTDWRPFTDLPLPYRLATIY